caggagaacaaaggaagtctaggacatataaaaagggcagaataccttgcttcttgggataccaggataccagctatggtccCATTCTCCCTcacaggagaagtctatgttacccctttttaaataaaccctgcttcatatgcttgcctcggcatgcttcttTAATGTTcgaacttcaacatgtggggaagcaggactcatcactgTATTAGTGTCCATACCAAATGCCTCCCCAGTGCTATTTCTCCCGAGTTTAGCTTAATACTCACTGAGCTTTTTGCTTATGCCTTTTGCCCTTCTTGAATGCCCTTCCTTAACCCTTAAAGGGTCATCCAGTTGAGTACcagatttttaatttcctcctttcaCTGATCTCACATAATCCTGGGTCTCAAGGCTAGAACCCCCACTCACCCCCAAAGCATTGGCTCAAGGCCAGTTAGGAAGCTTCAAAGAGCAAAGAGGACTTGATTTCTAGTCCTGACAGGGTGGGGTGCAGCTGTTCTTTTCaggaacaacaaaataaacaacaacaacaacaaagggtCCCCCTCCCTACAATTCTTGGGACAAGGGAGCAAAAGATGTTGAGAGAAGTAGGCTTGGAGAGATAAATGTAGCTGAGACATGTAGATGGCATATTGGTGGTCCAtctttttatatcaatttttctGGACTGTTTAGGGGAATGAAAATcttctaaacattttaatattaaaaaaagaacttcaggctgggattgtggctcagcagtagagcgctggcctagggGGTgggggttcaattcttagcactacataaaaataaaggcattgtgttgtgtccatctacaaaaaagattcatattctctctctctctcttaaaaaaaaaaaaaaaaaagaagaagaacttaAAGGATAACCCCTGAATTGTGAAGAAAAGCATGAAACTGCTAAGAAATCACTTGTTTGTGAAGGAAGGATTCAGGATCCTTCACCAACAAGGGCTGTGTCCTTTGCTTTGAGGTCACGGGTAGAGTGTGAATCCAGTTCCTGGCATTAAATGAAGGTGACTATTGTGATTTCCTGGACCCAGGAAGGAGCCTCCAGGCCCAAGAGTGTGACCCCGCCAGAGGCCCTGGGAAGGAGCAGCTCAGTGTCCCCACTGTATCCTAGGCGACAGATCTGGAGGAAGGCGTGTCAAAGGCGGAGTCATAGGCCCTCTTTCGGTCGCGCTCCGCCCAGTACTGGTTCCTCGTGGCCTTACTACTCGTCCTTGCCCGGCGGGTGATCCCCAGGTAGATCCACTTTGGATGGCACTGTAAGGTGAACCGAGCTTCCAAGGCCACCCGgcttaaattttacatttcttcccTAGAAAAGAGCGAGGAACACGATCTCTGGGAAGAACTGGACTCCACCAGTTTCCAACCGGCTCCGGACAACCAACTTGGGACCAAAAGTCTTGGAGTTCCGAACGACAAGGGAGCTGCCTTAGAAGAAGAACCGCCCGGCTGGCCACGAGGCGCGTAATGGCCGTGCACGCCCGCCGCCTGTGTCACATCGCCTTCCAAGTGGCGGCCGGGCAGCCCCTAGCCCGGGATCTGCAGTGCCTCTTTGGCTTCCAGCCCCTGGCGGCGCGGGAGGCAGGTGGCTGGCGGCAACTGGCCCTACGCAGCGGAGACGCCGTCTTTTTGGTGAATGAGGGTGCGGGGCCCGGGGAGCCGCTGTACGGTCTAGACCCACATCATGCTGTGCCCAGCGCCACGAACTTGTGTTTCGATGTGGACGATGCGAGCACCGCTGCCCAAGTGCTGGCGTCCCGGGGCTGTCGTGTGCCGGTGCCCCCAGTTAACGTTCGGGATGCTCAGGGCTCCGCCACCTACGCTGTGGTCAGCTCACCGGCTGGCAACCTCAGCCTGACGTTGCTGGAGCGTGCCGGCTATCACGGGCCCTTCCTACCGGGCTTCCGACCGGTGCCCTCCAAGCCCGATGCAGGTTGGGTCAGCCACGTGGACCACTTGACCTTGGCTTGCACACCCGGCAGCTCCCCAACACTTAGGCGCTGGTTCCAGGACTGCCTGGGCTTTTACCACTTGCCGTTGAACCCAGGGGAGGATCCCGAGCTGGGCCTCGAAGTGGTAGCGGAGTCGGGGAATGGGGGGCTGCGGCTCATGGCCCTGCAGACTCCACCCGGCAGCATTGTCCCCACCCTTGTGCTGGCCGAGTCTCTGCCGGGGGCTACCTATAgacaggaccaggtggagcaatTTCTGGTTCGGCACAGGGGGCCGGGCCTGCAGCACGTAGGACTGTATACGCCGAACATCATGGAGGCCAGTGAGGGTATGGCTTTGGCCGGAGGCCGCCTCCTGACACCTCCCGAAGCATACTACCAGCAGCCAGGCAAAGAAAAACAGATCCTAGCTGCAGGGCTCATACCTGGCGTTCTGGCCCGACAAGGAATACTGCTAGATGGAGATAAAGGCAAGTTTCTGCTTCAGGTCTTTACCAAGTCCCTCTTTGCTGAGGATACCTTCTTCTTGGAGCTGATTCAGAGGCAAGGGGCCACAGGGTTTGGCCAGGACAACATTCGAGCACTGTGGCAATCCATACAAGAGGAAGCTGCCAGGAGCCAGAAAGCCTGAGGACAGCCAGAGCTAGATGCAGCCACTTTCTTGTAGCCTGAGACACACCCAGAGGAGGCCCAGCTATTGAAATGCAATACCCTCAGAGGCCAGGTGTGCCCTGCTTCTCCTTAGTACCTGCCAGCAGTTAAGTCTCTCACTGGGCTCCAAGaagtgttgttttttgtttgtttaagtatAAAACATTTCTTACAATTTAATATCTAATACATTCACAAgatacaaagaacaataaaaaaaattacatgattagGTCACAGACATAACTAATACAAgcctttgtgttcttttttttttttttaatgtgagtaggactaatttattttttgcaagatggggattgaacctaggaccttgcacatgcgaggaacatgctctattactgagctacactcccaccCCTTTGTGTTCCCCTATGATCATATTTCCCTCTCTGCcccaaatttgtgattttttttaaccctttgCATTTCTGAATTTTCACTATATGTGAAATGCATCCCTAAATAAATGACTTAGTATTTGAGGTAGGTAATTAAGACAAATTCTTCTGTGCTTCCCTTCTCCCTAGGGAGCAACCCATGTAGGTAGAGACAGGCTGGTTCAGGGTTAAGCCCAACCACCTGCTTAGGATAATACCACTGCTCCAATCAAGCTGACCTGAGACCTAGAAAGTGTTGGGTGTCAACTCTTGGCAGGTGCTCCCTGCAGCAGCCATCACTTCCTGGGGAAAGGAGAACAGATTATGTGGACAGAACacaccctcctccctctgcctaaAGCTGTATGGAAGCTCAACCAGTGGGAATCAGGACCCAATACTTCCTGGGTCCCTCAGAGGTGTGGAGTAAAGGGGCTAGGGAGAGGATGCAACTTTTCCAAAATGACTACAAAAATAAGCACTTTAGCTggacgcagtggcacatgcctgtaatcccagcagcttgggaggctgagacaggatgatcacaggttcaaagccagcttcagcaatagcCAGCTGCCCTGAATGCTCCAAGGTCACAGATAGGAACTCCCATAGTCCTGCCAGTAGACCTGAGAGGGAGAGCAGCCAGTTATGGGTCAGGCCTCAGCTGCTGACTCCTTTCTCTACTCCTCCCTGTTGATTGTGCTACTTTGCTCCCAGCATCCAGGTATCTGAGTTAGGCCTCTGCGGGTACCCCCAAGGGTTCTGGGCTGCTCCagaacccagtgagaccctgtctctaaataaactacaaaataaggctggggatgtgacttagtgattgagtgcccctcagttcaatccctagtaccccaaaaaataaaaaaaaaaataagcactttATTAAACAATAGGACTCTCAGGGATAGGGACTTTCAGAGGCATCACTGGGCTGCACTGTTGAGGCTGGGTGTGTCAGTGGGGATATGAGGCCAAAAGAAACTATCCAGGACTTGCTGGCCCCGGTTGGGCTTTTTCCGGCTGGGCTTTTTCTGGCTGGTTGGAGAAGACAATTGAGACCTTTTGGAACCCTGTGTAGAAGCCAAAAGAGGGAGGTACTGAGGAGAGGACATCATGGAATTCTTTCCAGTATCTCCTCTTTATCAATCTAGCTCAGGTTCTATCCTGATATGTAGAGCTGCCTCCAAATATCTTATCTGCCTAACTCTACAAAAAGCAGCCTGAGGAAATCTTCCTGAGGTACGAATTTGGCTCCTCTCTTCCACCTTAAATGATTTGGCAGCTTGGTTTTTATGCCTTGGCTTACCTGGGCAGGCTCTGCCAACTTCTCCAGCTAACCAAACGTTCATGGCTCCTTGGGCATTGCAGCCTGCATAATGCCCTACCTTTGCACAAACATTTCACACTGTTTTGCCCTCATTACTTTGCTCTTGTCCCCCCACCCTGTACCCAACAACTGTAAAGTCCTCAGATCAAGAACTATTCCTCTGACCCCATGAAAGCCTGGAATGAAGAATGTTCACCCAGACATGAACCAGTAAATGACTGAAAACCCACGGATTCAGATCTGGAGACAGAAGGATGGGTAAGGGCCATGAGACTTACCTTGCAGGTCCCTGGCTGATGGTCCTCATATACACGGAACACCTAGCCAAGAGTAAGGGGTGAGGACAGGGCTGGCATCTTCTCCAAAAGAGCCAAACTTCTATTTTCTGCCCTTGACATTATGCCCCAGTACTTTAgcttaaaatgtgtgtgtgtgtgtgtatgtgtgtgtgcctatTTACACAGTAATTGGTTCATATAGACAATGTAGGAAACAAAAGGGGAAATGAAGACAAAGGTAGTACCTTTTTCATGGCGGTGGAAACAGCTGCGGTGTGAAATTCCTCTCGGGTCAGCCATCGAGCACCAGGTGGTGTGGTCACTGGGGTCTGCCCTTCCAGGGCCAGACCATATACTTGATATGTCAGCTTGATATGAGAGAAAGTGTGGCTCACCTGGGAGGAGGATCAGGGGGTTGAAATAGATCTGTGGATGTGGCCACAGAGGTCATCAGTCCTGGTCCCTCCACTTTTACTTACCTCTCCAAGGTACTGGAGGTGGGTAGCAGGGAGAGGCCCAGTCAAACTCTGTAGTTTCTGCAGCAGGTCCTTGTGCTGATGCTGTCCTGAGTGCTCCAAGGTCACGGATGGGAACTCCCATAGTCCTGCCAGCAGACCTGAGAGGGAGG
This genomic interval from Urocitellus parryii isolate mUroPar1 chromosome 11, mUroPar1.hap1, whole genome shotgun sequence contains the following:
- the Hpdl gene encoding 4-hydroxyphenylpyruvate dioxygenase-like protein, whose protein sequence is MAVHARRLCHIAFQVAAGQPLARDLQCLFGFQPLAAREAGGWRQLALRSGDAVFLVNEGAGPGEPLYGLDPHHAVPSATNLCFDVDDASTAAQVLASRGCRVPVPPVNVRDAQGSATYAVVSSPAGNLSLTLLERAGYHGPFLPGFRPVPSKPDAGWVSHVDHLTLACTPGSSPTLRRWFQDCLGFYHLPLNPGEDPELGLEVVAESGNGGLRLMALQTPPGSIVPTLVLAESLPGATYRQDQVEQFLVRHRGPGLQHVGLYTPNIMEASEGMALAGGRLLTPPEAYYQQPGKEKQILAAGLIPGVLARQGILLDGDKGKFLLQVFTKSLFAEDTFFLELIQRQGATGFGQDNIRALWQSIQEEAARSQKA